From the genome of Uranotaenia lowii strain MFRU-FL chromosome 1, ASM2978415v1, whole genome shotgun sequence, one region includes:
- the LOC129740143 gene encoding baculoviral IAP repeat-containing protein 5 produces MQSSETAKKVLLFEADRIASFQTWPYSSKSACSIQKLAEAGFSWIGDGDENEEDTVICFVCGKVLDGWEETDDPWEEHKKHAPQCLFVKYGRPEGELTVEEMLNILEVLLKEKLQNKYESLRKTLKAHIEKKRKELIKQLTKN; encoded by the exons ATGCAATCCTCGGAAACGGCTAAAAAAGTGCTACTGTTCGAGGCCGATAGAATAGCAAGCTTCCAGACTTGGCCCTACTCCAGCAAGAGCGCCTGCAGTATTCAAAAG TTGGCGGAAGCCGGCTTCAGCTGGATCGGCGATGGTGATGAAAATGAAGAAGATACCGTTATCTGCTTCGTTTGCGGTAAAGTTCTGGACGGATGGGAAGAAACGGACGATCCCTGGGAGGAACACAAGAAGCACGCACCGCAATGTCTGTTTGTGAAGTACGGCCGACCGGAAGGTGAACTTACG GTTGAGGAAATGCTCAACATACTGGAAGTTCTGCTGAaggaaaaacttcaaaacaagtACGAATCGCTACGGAAAACACTTAAGGCGCATATCGAGAAAAAACGAAAGGAGTTGATCAAGCAACTAACCAAAAATTAA